The following proteins are encoded in a genomic region of Magnolia sinica isolate HGM2019 chromosome 1, MsV1, whole genome shotgun sequence:
- the LOC131253462 gene encoding F-box/LRR-repeat protein 25-like, which translates to MLQQQNIITVQNPDHIINLPDSTVQNPDHISNLPDSILHCILSFLHATDAVKTVLLSKRWAHLYTSTPNLHFQKSRLCKRNDNDFVSFVNQALILYESPTIQEFHLVFYYKGKFYTPIIDDWIRFALWKKARVIHLELSGDGFSNWGYWKFVGIDSYSLPLDSFNNDSLTELRLNSVNINPPMIVSWKNMKKFSLEQTSMADYEMERVLNGCLVLEELFLGKT; encoded by the coding sequence ATGCTTCAacaacaaaacatcatcaccGTTCAAAACCCTGACCACATCATCAATCTACCAGATTCCACCGTTCAAAACCCTGACCACATCAGCAATCTACCAGATTCCATCCTTCACTGCATCCTCTCCTTCTTGCATGCCACCGATGCAGTGAAGACGGTCCTTCTATCAAAAAGGTGGGCCCATCTGTATACTTCCACCCCAAATCTACACTTCCAAAAATCCCGTCTCTGCAAACGAAACGACAACGATTTCGTATCCTTCGTCAACCAAGCTTTGATTCTCTACGAAAGCCCTACCATTCAGGAATTCCATCTCGTCTTCTATTATAAAGGTAAGTTTTATACCCCCATCATTGATGACTGGATCCGCTTCGCATTGTGGAAAAAGGCCCGAGTAATCCATCTCGAACTCTCCGGTGATGGTTTTTCAAATTGGGGCTATTGGAAGTTTGTTGGGATTGACTCATACTCATTGCCCCTTGATTCGTTCAATAACGATTCGTTGACAGAGCTGAGGCTCAATTCCGTCAACATCAATCCGCCCATGATTGTTTCTTGGAAAAACATGAAGAAGTTCTCTTTGGAACAGACCAGTATGGCGGATTATGAGATGGAACGGGTTTTGAATGGATGCCTGGTGCTCGAAGAATTGTTTCTTGGAAAAACATGA